The Benincasa hispida cultivar B227 chromosome 9, ASM972705v1, whole genome shotgun sequence genome has a segment encoding these proteins:
- the LOC120087321 gene encoding probable U3 small nucleolar RNA-associated protein 11 isoform X1 codes for MMPLNNAVPTRPYKERAQPHSRKNFGLLEKRKDYIERAKAYHKKEETLEKLKQNAAFRNPDEFYFNMIRTRIVGGVHKPGRLINKYTAEQLMMLKTQDAGYILHKMQSEERKIERLAATLHSLDNQSSNEHIYFAEDREEADEIQFHSSRGRLVASSEAVPDSIKSSVSAHRKTAASYKELEARRSRVWELEKLYRDMTLQQELWKIGRKRKLREDELSNPTSNPVYKWRAERKR; via the exons atgatgccctTAAATAATGCTGTCCCTACACGGCCATACAAGGAGCGAGCTCAGCC GCATTCTCGGAAAAACTTTGGGCTTCTTGAGAAACGCAAAGACTATATTGAGCGTGCTAAGGCTTATCATAAAAAGGAAGAGACTTTAGAG AAACTTAAACAGAACGCAGCCTTCAGGAATCCAGATGAGTTTTACTTTAATATGATTAGGACGAGAATAGTTGGTGGAGTCCATAAACCAGG GAGACTAATAAATAAGTATACTGCAGAACAACTCATGATGCTGAAAACTCAAGATGCAGGGTACATACTTCACAAAATGCAGAGTGAGGAAAGG aaaatTGAAAGACTGGCAGCCACGTTACATTCTCTTGATAATCAGTCATCAAACGAGCATATTTACTTTGCTGAAGACAG AGAGGAGGCTGATGAAATTCAATTTCATTCCTCTAGAGGTAGATTGGTAGCATCGTCTGAAGCAGTGCCTGATAGCATTAAAAG CTCTGTTTCTGCACACAGGAAAACTGCTGCTTCTTACAAGGAATTGGAGGCAAGGAGGAGTAGAGTCTGGGAACTAGAGAAACTTTATAGGGATATGACATTGCAACAAGAATTATGG AAAATTGGTCGCAAACGTAAACTGCGGGAAGATGAACTCTCCAATCCAACTTCTAATCCAGTATACAAATGGCGGGCAGAACGAAAACGCTAA
- the LOC120087321 gene encoding probable U3 small nucleolar RNA-associated protein 11 isoform X2, translating into MMPLNNAVPTRPYKERAQPHSRKNFGLLEKRKDYIERAKAYHKKEETLEKLKQNAAFRNPDEFYFNMIRTRIVGGVHKPGRLINKYTAEQLMMLKTQDAGYILHKMQSEERKIERLAATLHSLDNQSSNEHIYFAEDREEADEIQFHSSRGRLVASSEAVPDSIKRKTAASYKELEARRSRVWELEKLYRDMTLQQELWKIGRKRKLREDELSNPTSNPVYKWRAERKR; encoded by the exons atgatgccctTAAATAATGCTGTCCCTACACGGCCATACAAGGAGCGAGCTCAGCC GCATTCTCGGAAAAACTTTGGGCTTCTTGAGAAACGCAAAGACTATATTGAGCGTGCTAAGGCTTATCATAAAAAGGAAGAGACTTTAGAG AAACTTAAACAGAACGCAGCCTTCAGGAATCCAGATGAGTTTTACTTTAATATGATTAGGACGAGAATAGTTGGTGGAGTCCATAAACCAGG GAGACTAATAAATAAGTATACTGCAGAACAACTCATGATGCTGAAAACTCAAGATGCAGGGTACATACTTCACAAAATGCAGAGTGAGGAAAGG aaaatTGAAAGACTGGCAGCCACGTTACATTCTCTTGATAATCAGTCATCAAACGAGCATATTTACTTTGCTGAAGACAG AGAGGAGGCTGATGAAATTCAATTTCATTCCTCTAGAGGTAGATTGGTAGCATCGTCTGAAGCAGTGCCTGATAGCATTAAAAG GAAAACTGCTGCTTCTTACAAGGAATTGGAGGCAAGGAGGAGTAGAGTCTGGGAACTAGAGAAACTTTATAGGGATATGACATTGCAACAAGAATTATGG AAAATTGGTCGCAAACGTAAACTGCGGGAAGATGAACTCTCCAATCCAACTTCTAATCCAGTATACAAATGGCGGGCAGAACGAAAACGCTAA